In the genome of Oncorhynchus clarkii lewisi isolate Uvic-CL-2024 chromosome 4, UVic_Ocla_1.0, whole genome shotgun sequence, one region contains:
- the LOC139406341 gene encoding small VCP/p97-interacting protein, protein MGATQTQTQSMGMCLPCLGGAGDDVVPTPDPETRRRQLAEAAEKRQKETTYRGVKNPEAVERKKKKQEEMNKQEMTTSPSGGGGGLKWQVG, encoded by the exons ATGGGTGCAACGCAAACGCAAACGCAAAG TATGGGGATGTGCTTGCCGTGCCTTGGTGGAGCTGGAGACGACGTGGTACCGACACCAGACCCA GAGACGAGGAGACGTCAGCTAGCAGAGGCAGctgagaagagacagaaagag ACAACCTACAGGGGTGTCAAAAACCCAGAAGCAgttgagagaaagaaaaagaaacaggAGGAGATGAACAAACAAGAGATGACCACGTCTCcgtctggagggggaggagggctgAAG TGGCAGGTGGGCTAA